One window of the Entelurus aequoreus isolate RoL-2023_Sb linkage group LG18, RoL_Eaeq_v1.1, whole genome shotgun sequence genome contains the following:
- the LOC133633532 gene encoding aly/REF export factor 2-like, producing the protein MVDKMSMSLDDIIKMNNKGGHDSSSYGPSKRSGLAVGSSRSTRSRASNFNRGRGNRPAPYTRPRELPDKWQHDMFEEHIGEHRGQSAGEDRGAEYSAKLLVSNLDFGVSDMDIKELFEDFGPLRKVSVHYDRSGRSKGSADIYFEQTADAVKAMKHYNGVPLDGRPMKIIQPTADIEPQRRPLMQRGFDRSRLGQPVFERSERTPGGSSRGSRGFGRSRGRGNRPQLSAEELDAQLDAYNAMANNS; encoded by the exons ATGGTCGACAAAATGAGCATGTCCCTGGACGACATTATCAAAATGAACAACAAAGGAGGCCACGATAGTTCTTCGTACGGACCAAGTAAACGTTCCGGTTTAGCCGTTGGCTCCTCGAGGTCGACGCGGAGTCGAGCTAGTAATTTCAACCGCGGGAGAGGAAACAGACCCGCACCGTACACCAGG CCCAGAGAGTTGCCAGACAAATGGCAGCACGACATGTTTGAGGAGCACATTGGTGAGCACAGAGGTCAAAGTGCAGGAGAAGACAGAGGTGCAGAATATAGTGCTAAGCTGCTCGTTTCCAATCTTGATTTCGGAGTGTCAGATATGGATATCAAG GAGCTGTTTGAAGACTTTGGACCACTGAGGAAGGTATCAGTCCACTATGACAGGTCCGGTCGCAGCAAAGGAAGTGCAGATATTTACTTTGAACAGACGGCGGATGCAGTCAAAGCCATGAAGCACTATAATGGCGTCCCTCTTGATG GCCGACCGATGAAAATCATACAGCCGACCGCAGACATTGAACCACAAAGGCGACCATTGATGCAGAG AGGCTTTGACAGGAGCAGACTCGGCCAACCCGTGTTTGAAAGAAGCGAAAGGACACCAGGAGGCAGCAGTAGAGGCTCAAGAGGATTTGGAAGGAGCAGAGGAAGAGGAAACAGACCCCAGCTATCTGCTGAAGAGTTAGATGCCCAGTTAGATGCTTACAATGCCATG GCAAATAACAGCTAA